From one Mytilus galloprovincialis chromosome 13, xbMytGall1.hap1.1, whole genome shotgun sequence genomic stretch:
- the LOC143055899 gene encoding inositol hexakisphosphate kinase 1-like, with protein MDSVELQPFTHQVGGCNSMMRLDETTICKTLNSREQHFYLNMPRDLKEFTPEYKGVIEVNLQKDSNGYISCIGYPMYILDHQESQVSSFRSSPKSSNKDQDIPVLQSDERKVDSDQDRNKSAEVCTQTHNPWSGKCLERLISKMKNEENNRTTCKFILLENVVAKFKKPCVLDIKMGTRQHGDHTKGEIKQRYIQKCRTSTSSTIGIRLGGLQVYQANTGKYICHNKYYGRSLSLEGFKEALHQYLHNGHELRTDLVDPIITQLQKCAHFLRKKDTFRFYGSSLLFIYEGGVSDKQCHMSNNCLIDIRMIDFARSTHIGIHEDKTIVHNGPD; from the exons ATGGATTCAGTAGAGTTACAGCCCTTTACGCACCAGGTTGGTGGTTGCAATAGTATGATGAGGCTTGATGAAACAACTATATGTAAAACTCTCAATTCACGGGAACAACATTTTTATCTTAATATGCCACGAGATCTTAAAGAATTTACACCTGAATATAAAG GTGTTATAGAAGTGAATTTACAGAAGGATAGTAATGGCTACATTTCATGTATTGGTTACCCCATGTATATTTTGGATCACCAGGAATCCCAAGTATCTAGTTTTCGGTCATCTCCAAAATCAAGTAATAAAGACCAGGACATTCCTGTTTTACAGAGTGATGAGAGAAAGGTAGATAGTGACCAAGATAGAAA CAAAAGTGCAGAAGTTTGTACACAGACACATAATCCATGGAGTGGCAAATGCCTGGAACGACTTATCTCTAAGATGAAGAACGAAGAAAACAATAGAACAACATGCA AATTTATATTGTTGGAAAATGTGGTGGCAAAATTTAAAAAGCCATGTGTATTAGACATCAAGATGGGAACTCGACAACATGGTGAccatacaaaaggggaaataaaacAAAGGTACATCCAAAAATGTCGGACATCAACTTCAAGCACAATTGGAATTAGGCTTGGTGGGCTACAA GTTTATCAAGCCAACACAGGGAAATATATTTGCCATAACAAGTATTATGGGAGGTCTTTATCATTAGAGGGATTTAAAGAAGCGCTACACCAGTATCTACATAATGGTCATGAACTTCGTACAGATCTTGTAGATCCCATTATTACGCAACTCCAAAAATGTGCTCATTTTCTAAGAAAGAAAGATACATTCCGATTTTATGGAAGTTCCTTACTGTTTATTTATGAAGGTGGTGTGTCTGATAAGCAATGTCATATGTCAAACAACTGTCTAATAGATATAAGAATGATTGACTTTGCTCGCAGTACACATATAGGCATACATGAAGACAAAACTATAGTACATAACGGTCCTGATTAA